The Zeugodacus cucurbitae isolate PBARC_wt_2022May chromosome 4, idZeuCucr1.2, whole genome shotgun sequence genome includes the window gaaatttcaaattcaGTTTTCTTTTTCCTGTTTAAGCTGTGtttcttataaataaatgaattaatcaaataaattccaTAGAAAATGTTAATGGCGCAtaaatgcgcctaaaagtaggctataAATATAGCACGAAATTTATTAGGTGCTGAGgaaatgttgctagcaacaagtTGCCAAGATAAATGTTGCGAAAGAGTACTGACAAATTTTGAAGTCAAAAGACCGTTTGGCAACGATTGCAGATTTAGAGCAGAAAAAGTGGCAAATATCTACTTTAtcgtaaaacaataaaaatgcaataaatcctGAGAAACATTTGAGATTAGAAATAACAATTTAGTTTTGTAAAATTGATTCTTAATTTTATGTCAACTAATTTACGAAGATTTTTaccttcaaaaatataaaaatgaaataatttaaagaaaaaactatgAAATGTTTAACCAGGTCTTACGCAGTTCATCTACAGCTATAGCAGTACTCAAAGCATGCTGCGCctcataaaattaaacaattagaAAAACCAACAAAAGCAAACGAAGAGCACAAAAAActcaaatatgtgtgtgtttataaaaaatttcaatttatttcgcttttttttgttgaatgaaTTTGCAAATTGCAAAATCACTTTGCTTTTTAGTTTGTAGGCGATTTTCTTTGCTCGAAAATTCAATTCGTACAAtcgtaagtaaatatttatatgtatgtatgtaataactatgcttgtatgtatgtatgtattattggCGTTTCATTCATattatcatatataatattaggcaaaatgtatacatttagtatataatatactgTTGTACATAggtacattgtatgtatgtatattgaaggcttagcaaattaaaataattttttttatatacattcatattgtTACGTCTTACAAACACATTTAATTATTAGATATAAAATATTCACATCTCcactaatatataatatactacatatatatgtatatgtatatgtatataatcgtATTGTTAATTGTTGAaggaagttaataaaaaacgaGTTTTGGAGCGAAAGAGTGTACTTTTTACAATTGCAGaacttttttgctattttcttaTGAACGTAtgcgcaagtgtgtgtgtgtgtgagtgtatgtatgtgtgtatgatatTACGAATATGCTTAACGTTTTGATTTTGATTGTTTTCAATGTCGAAGAAATATGATTTTCAATGGAAATTTTCACAaagatttcacttatttattaatacatttcattttgttattaatttttaattttttatatttttagttcgaATTTATAAGACTGCTTAACATACTAATTCGTGGCAAacgatttataattaaatatatatatttttttgctttttttcttgcTGTAGGAAAAGTAGTTATTCCAAGTAATAATTACAAACATTTAGTATTACTTAGCTTAGTCAATGCAGCGTTAAACTTCGCATACGAACTTTGCTTTTCGTTCGTTTTATTTCCGTTTACacgttttttgttgctgtttatttgcattttcttttttttcttttttgttgacGCTTTAAGCGCGCTTCTTTGCTATATACAGCTGGCTAGCAGCTCCTTCGAGTAATTTAatactataaaatttaaaagtgtgCATACAGTTGACAAACTGTCTGAAACGTTTtccatatattaattatttaatattttagctatttattactaaatttacttatttttaattattattattcatttaaacGCATATGctaaactataaaatataaatatatatttacagaaaGTTTGTTTGATCTCATAAAAAATGTAGCCATTGGAGTGGTAAAGACGAGCGACGAGAAATATCTTGGAATTTTttacatgtatttatttacacttctttatataaaattataataaatatacatacgagAACGTaaggtatttttttttctattccatatatgtatatgtttatattaaagcgcatacattttaatataaaatatgtacatatgtatgtacgtgaggcgaataattaaaaagtcataaatatatatacaaagacATAAGGAAAAATAAACTGATGCGCGATTTGAAATAATTCGACTtcattaagaaatataaatacaacatgTGCAATTACAAATGTTGCAAGATTATCGCTCCTACGACGTgtatcattttattttctacttCTGTTCATTTTTCTTGCGTATGCAGAGAAtccaaaattgtttatattggcTTATACTTGAGCCagcaaatgtataaatattttgtacaacTGCACGTCGCAAACTCATCGCCATCAACCAATCAATCGTCGACTAATAACTGCAAATTCGTTTGATTAAAGTCAAAGAAAAACCAAATTTGCTAAAGTTAAAGTACAagttcatatattatatttgaaataatgcgcttttggaaatgtttaaaaatgtgTTGATGATTtacttgatattttttatattttatttctggcTCACACAGCCGCGCTTCGTAAGTGGttaacacatataaatatatacatttgcacACGCTgctctttttgttttgtttttatttgctggTTTGTCGTTCGAAATCTGCAACAGCTCAAGTGTATTTACACATATTACTCACACTATtagtttttcgttttctttttttctttttctttttctttaagcAACACACAACAATACATTCATATAAACATAGTACACTAAAACTAattactaattattattttaacgtatgtatgtactatgttgatttttaaatatttactatgtatatttgcatatatatatatatagatgtctGTATATACAAAAAGGAAGGTATACAGTATACAGTAGAGTGAAGAAGAAAAAACTGTCAGTGTTGAAAATTCGCAAAGCATTGCATTATCCATTTGGGGGGATGGGGATCGCATGCAATAGCAcgtattcttcttcttgtttgTATTCACATTATCTAACAAAACTACAGTCAGTCAATCAGTCAGTTAATTAGTCAGTCGCAACGACATATtcttattttgatttcttttctCGTTTACAAAAACTATCCAAAACAAGATACACATAAGtaattacatacaaaacaaTGGTGTGACGAGTCCACCGCTACCTAATATATCAGCAGCAACAGCTTGATGACTGTGGTAAACGCTGCCGTTTGTATTTCGCATTTGCTTCAAATGCAATTCTATTCTCTTCTATTATGCAGCAGCGAgcgtgtgtgttggtgtttcATGTTGGAGTCGCCttaaattttcatgaaaaaccTTTCTCACAATATACCATTCGTATAGTATTGATAGCCATCGTATAATTTTGTGGAGAGACTCTTGAGCGAGTCCTGTACGAGTTGCTCCACTTTGCGCTCCATTTCCTGTTCGGTCAAATTCATGTGGAAACGTTTTCGGAGATTCTGTACGGTGCCAGAGCAACCATTTTTGAAGCAGGGCAATTGTGCATCTGAAAGCAAATAGAAGTGGTATAATTAATGATTGCTCTCATGTGTGGAAGTGCGTAAAGTGCGCTGGTACTTACTGCTACGCATTATTTCCACAAAATTGATGATTCGATCCATGTGCTTGCGCGCTGTCATCATGCCAACAAGCAATAGATGATTGAACTCCTTCCAGAGATCTGAACTCGTACCGCCCATAACATCAACGAATTCGGGTGTCAGTTTGAATGGTGATTGTTCGAAACCTAAAAgtggtaaaaataaaaataaaataaattaaaattatcccAAATCCTTAATccttaaatgtttattatatattttatgtagaaGACctgtatttaatgaaaattttttgtcAAAGAGCAATAGTATATTGTAGAGGTCTAATGAGTCTATTCGTTTACTTCGAAAATTTGTTAGTGTGAATGGGTTCTGATATGTTCCACGACTACACTTGATTTTTTCAACTCACACGTAATTGCCttagttttcaatttatttgcttataatcAACTTACCCAAATTCTTTGGCGATATGCTCAGTATGAATCCAAAGTCTATGTGTATGATATGACCGTCTGAATGCAGTAAAATGTTGCCATTGTGCCTAAAGCGTACAGAAAAGCGAAATTAAATAAGTTTAACGTTGctaaaattgcatttatttagcACATACCGATCCTTCACTTGCAATAGATACGATATCAAACAGTATGCAGCACAACTTTGTACGAAATTCTTTTGCGCCACACGAAATAGTTCGCCATCTGCGGAACCATACTCGTCGATGAAATAATCGCGTAAAGATTTATTGGAATTCTTTTTGATTTGATGCAATGATACCGTATTCAGGATTGGCTCAATCAGACCGCTGTCACTGGAtaagcaaacaattttgtacgGTCGCACCCAGAGATCGACATTTTCCTCTTGCCAAATGATTTTGAACATCTAAAGAACAGAGCAgattataatattacacttagtTACATTGTTTTTACGAAAGATTAGGTTGAAGTGTTTTACAAACCTGCAAAAGTTGTGTGGCCATGAGCTCCTGCCGCAAATCGTCGCCACATTTGACAATTACCGAGAGCAGACGCCAATTTGACAGATGGCCATAAGGCGATGACTCGCGGATCTGTTGCTCCTTTTCATGCCAGGGCTCCTGCGAATAATACATTTGTTGCATTAGAAAGTGAACACTAGATTCGCCTTTACAAAATACATACCTTCAAAGCTGCCGCTGAGGGATCTTCGGGATCATTGTTGAATGATTTTGTGTTTTCGCAGGTTAAGTTATTGCAGTGGCGAGTGCGCACATCGCCAATATTGAAAAGAACAGGTATGCCTGAAAATTGCACAACATTAGCGTAAGATATTTTTCTTTCCAGCGACATTCGGAAAGCCAAGAGTGCCTCAAACATACCTTGATCCCTTGAGTCACAGGAGTCGAGCGACATTTGGGAGACGGCGTCGCGTTCACTTAATTTCCGCATATGCATATATTGCGCCGTTATCTCGTCATCCTCCTGCGACCACACGTCGTCTTCCGTTAAATGCAAGCCACCGAGAGATAGACCTATTGGCTGCGTATTACATACATGCGCACCATCGCCGCCAGCAGCTGTTGAGGCTTGTGCTTCCGATGCCACGGACGATGACTCAGAGAGCAGTTTTTCCTTTTTACGACGACAACTTGAGCCAGAGTTTGAGCCGCTCATAGCAGGGCCACCATGAGAACTACAACTCGATGTGCGACTACAACTCACATGATTGTGGTTGTGATTGTGCTGATGCATTTGGTGGGGATGACTACAAGCGCCTTCCAAGTGCTCCTCACTCTTCGTGTGCCGCAGTGACGGCATCATCTTCGGTATGAGTGGCGATGAATAAATATCGGGCACCTCGACTACTTCGACATAAATGATGTACGGCGTCTTGTCCTTAGAGTTGAGCACCGCAGTCTTTTCCTCTGTTATGCGCACCACATGGTGTGGAATGTCGGAAAATACCGGAAGCCAAACGCGGGCCGGCAGATTCTTATTGATCAGGTTCAAAAACATGCGTAGCGCTGAGGTTTTCTCCGCCTTGGACGGTAGCGATGTGATATTTTTGCCAACATTTATCAGAGCCTTCATAAACTCCTTCTCGGGGGCTGTTTTTGGTGCGCTGCATGAGCACACGGTTTTCTGCCCAAGCAGGCCATTAACCTAAGatggagaaaataatattttttatttaataataaccaCGAGATGGACAATTATTGCCAAACTTGAATTAATTAGATAACACTCACCTGGCCGCGTACGCTGTCGAAGCAGGTGCAACCATTGTCGAAAGCTCGCCCAGAGGTCAAGTCGCCTAAACACAACTTGGGCGGTATCAGTGGCAGAGTTTGCGTTGTGTATGGCGGCTGTTGGTAGTGGCGATTTGATATGCTTAGTGCGATGGATGATGGGTGGCGGCGTGAATCACTTAACAATAGCGTGGCGTCAGATTGCGAACGATGGTGTGTCTTTTTTGTTAATGGTGATACGGCTGCGGCAGCCACAGCTCCGCCTACTGCCGGCGGCAGCTCCTTGGCGTCCGATTTGCTCAATACTTTACGTTCTTTCTTCGAATAGATTTCCTTCATTAGGGCTAATTGTGATTTGCGTGATCCATTGCCTAGCGAGTCGAATTGATAGTTGTAGGACTCAAGCAGCCAGAGGCATTTCAATGAGAAGTCCACCGATTTGCGACAGCGGATTGTCAAGTAAGGATCGAGCACTTCGGCCAGCTCATCCATTTGTATGTACATGACAATTAACTGTGGCATATAGAGGTCTACCTCTTGGTCTGGGAAACTGAATATCTTATTACCAATAAAACTGAGCACACCGGGTTCTTTCGAGTAGAATAGATAGTGTATAGCAAAGTGTATGTTAAAGACGGGAGATTCGAAGAATCTCAGCAGTCCACTTGGACCTTTTTCAGTCTTTTGCAATTGCTCGTTGTTGGTCGGACGCTCCTTGATGAAGCATTTCACTACACCtggaacttttaatttatttagcgAAGAGATGGAAGCAGATTTTGCATTTGAGGTTGACAAAGAGGAAGCGCCGAGACCGGGTAGCGGGAGATTAAGTGTTCTCTCCGTACCTTCTGTAGCAGCACTGGCTCTCTTCTCCACACTTTCTATAGCGGAAGACACTAAAGATGGAAATTTGGGAAATTTCGGTTCCACTGGCGTTGAATCTGCTGACGGAGTGGCGGCTGGCGTATTGGAAGCGGATGGTTGCGCAGAAGTAGCAGCGGCCGCAGCTGCAGCGGCCGCGGCAGCAGCCTTCTTGATCGAATTCGATGTGATTAAACTAAAGAACTCTTTCTTCTTCGATATATCCGTCGGAGATTTTACTTGGTCCGGCGCTGCGCTGGCACCAGTGCTGCCAGTGTTCTCATCGCTCTTATTCTTTGCCGCATTCTTTTTGTCGTGATTATCTCGTATGCTTTGAGCGGTGCGGAAGAACGCATTCTTCGTTGCACCAAAGAAACTCTTCTTCTGCGGTTCAACAGCAGCACCAGCTCCTGCCACATCGGCGACCTTTTGTGTCTTCGCCGGCTGTGCGGTTTGTGGTGTTGCAGCGACATTCGTGGAGCTCGTCGAAGTCAATAGTGGGTTTGACTGGGATATTACTGGTGTTGCCGCATCCACTGTATCAGCTGTGGGTGTGGCCAAATCGACATTCAGAGCCGTTGGTGTATCACTACTCGCACGCTCCAAATTCAATGCTGCCTGTGACATATTCAATTCGCGATAGCGCATACGTTCTGACAGTTGTGCTGCTGCCTTGACGTCATTGTCTGCGTCACTGTCCTCTTCGGCGGCGCCCATAACATCCGCATCGGTAGTGGCGCTCTGCAGGTGTTTTCCATGattctgctgttgttgcatttgcttttgtttgcgtGATGGACGTAACGTTCGACAGTCTGTTTCACCGGATGGATAAAATATCAAGTCCGACTGTAGCATGCCATATTCCTCATCCATCGAAGTCGTTTCCAGCATATCAATGCATTCTTCCTCGGCGTCCATTTCACCCGAGTCCAGCGATTCGTGTGAGTGACGTATGCGATTGAGAGAAATTTGATCCGAGTCGGAACCGCAAATTATGCCTATTTTTCGTgtgagaaaattgaaaatttgtttataaactttTGTTTGACAGAAACTTTGTAGAATTGTAAGTGTGTGCGTAAAGAAATATGTGTGATCggagtatataaaaaaaattaattttgaaagtgGAGTTTGGATGCCCTTACAATAGATTAGTATAACAAAAAAACCCAATCTGGCACCATTTGTGATTAATTTTAGACTTAATTAAAGAATTACAAAAAGAAGATTAATGTCTTAATCGGATCTTTGAACTGTTGAGGAAATTTCGTGAATCATTTTGTTGATGATAATTAATTGATTACTAAAACCGGCAAAAAGTTggctttaatgaaaaataatttatctgTACATATTACAGACACTAAAAGTCGTTTTATGAACACGGAAATTGCCattttattacagttatttatgAACACACGTCATCTATGGGTCGCTACGCACCTGAATCATCGGATCCGAGACTGGTGAGGTCTTCGCGTTtcttgctgctgctactgccgttgctattgttgctgctggtgttgttgctgtgattACTGCACGATGCCACACCTGCAAGCGGCAACACTCCACAACGTGTCGTTGCCTCGCTCGATTTAGGACGAATGCGCAACGTTGGGCAGGACTCGACTAcaggataaataaataaataacaacgaaataattagaaaataagCACACTAATGAGAATTAGACAAAGTATAAAAGCTAACTAAGAACATACCAATCGCAATGGCACCGCCACCACCGATACTACTGTTGCCCAAGCcgatgctgctgttgctgctgctgccactgccgATATTGTTAATGTTTATAtctattttgttgctgttgttggctgtGGGCTCTGTGGTCATAGCTGCAATTGGGGCAGCAGACACTGAGTCCATTAAACCACCTGTTATCGTGGACACCCCAGCAGGCGTAGCCAAAGACGAGGCTGGTGGTGATGGTGTTAATGATGACGTCAGCGCTGGTGTTGTCGTGGTCGTGAGGGCGGCTGTAACATTGGCTGCAGTCGTGACGATTTTCGAGCACATAGTAGTGCCCAGAATAGAGGGTGTGCAGAATGTGTTCTCGCTCTCCGAATTGGGCGATGAGACTTCAACCTGTCGAATGATAGAAAGGGAATTTCGTAATGAGTTCGATTGTACGATAAAATTAATGGCAAACAATTTCTGGTGACACATTAAATGACTAATAATAAACTTGAAtagaatactataaatatattagtaaATGTGGATATGAAGTTTTGTCGGGGCGGAGATTAGTACATGACGCAGGAAGACTTAAGAATTAGAATTCTATTAACATTTATCTAAATATAATATTGGAGTATAAATaattgcatgtgtatgtatgtatgtatgtgtgtatatttgattTCTAAtcacttttataatttattgaataaacaaaagaaatgtttgccataaacaataataaagattGAATGCATTgcgatataaaacaataaaatgtgtagctacatgcatacatacatacacacatacatatgtatgtatattgatataTCACTGCGCGAACCTGTATATAAACAGAGAATGAGAAGAATAAGCGCACCACGAAACCATACAAGTTTATTGCAgcaaacaaaatgtaaaatttagcaaaaatatgATTCCAGAACGGCTAAGAGATACTCAATTTTCATCTAGAACAACCATTATgatattgcaaaataaaatgtacGCTATTCTTCAAACTTTCAGTTCTAATTCAATTCTCAAAATTTTCTTCCTACAATTATTATACCAACTATTTTCGATTGAATTTGGTAAATGACAATAATGCAAACACGTTTCTTGCCTAGGCTTAAATAAAGGAAGAAATAATTCCTTCTACTCTCTTCCTAAGCACGTAGGAGTTGTCTCACAGATTACATTTCCTtccatttgtattttttatctttaggtttttttattttgccattGCAATTTGAGATAGCCATAGAATTACTGCTTGCGTGTCACTAGCGCCTACGCAGGGTTTCGAATGTTTCCTGTGCTGCAGGTTCCTGTTCATTCAACCGTCGATGTAATCGTTTTGGACATTTCAAGTTGagctttttctttgtttttaattttgtttaacaacttttGTGTGTACTCACCTCCGGTATGCGCTGCAAGGCGCTGTCCAGGCTACGATTGCGATGATGTTGTGTTAAATTGATGCGTGTGTTGGTCACCTGCGAGACGGGTGGCAGTAAAATGCCCATGGACCTGTAAGTGAAAAAAAGAGATTTTCAATTATAGTACAAATAATGTATTGTTAGAATAGCAATACTAAACTTTACTAAATAACATATTGATTATGAGCatatggaaaaaatatgaaacctTCCAAAGGCTAATTTGAAAGgctaatttaacaatatattaTCAGCTTTGTGATAGATAGACATTGTAACTTTAAAATCAAGCTCCATTCAGTCTGAAATCAAGTGCAATATTTGTGCCGTGACAAGAAGACGAAATCGTGGCACTAAAAAGCGCGACCTTCATACAGAAATACTCATATTAACATGGATTTGACCTCAACTTTATAGTTTCGCAAGATAATCTAATTTCTAGGtacaaataaaatggaaagctatttaaaaattctaagaAATTTAGCAAATCAATCACAAATCACACTACTAGACTTGTTGTTgctaaacacttttttattttgaatttctcgaatatatatgtatgtacatttaaaatGGTCTACGTATGGGTGTTAAATGTATTCCATAGTCGGAAATTTGCATATAATGGAGAAAACTACTCAACGTTTCTAATcacaattaatatttatgaatgtgtACTTATGCACTTATCGCATTTTAACTTATCATCGTATTTCACACAAACGTATGTACGTTTGCAAAATCACAGTAATAAATTTCCGTAAAAAGTAACTAACTGCCGCACATTGAGATTAagcgaaatatttaaatcacaATTAGAATACAATACAAATGCTGTAAAACATATGGATATGCTATataatacgtatgtacatatgtcagtATTCCAGTCCAAAAGGCAGCCAAAAACATTTTGcacatttaaaaatcaataacaCTGTAGACTAAAGTGTAGCATATTTACTGCTCTAATTGCATTACGTTCATATATCCGCTTgaatgtatgtacgtatttcCACAATGCTTGTGTTTTATAAAGTATTTCAAACTGGTTGAACGGCTTTCAAAGCCCAACACACCGCCGCGCAGCacaaattgtattatttaattgCTGCTAGAGCTTCAAACACTGTCACATATATACATCTCAACATCTGTACATATGTGGGATTGTGTATAAACACTTGCTCTTTGTTTTATTATTGGCATTAATCAGCGGAACATATTGATAATTCaacttatttgtatttattcgaAACGCCACGTTTCTGGCTGTTGGCTTTTCTAGTAATTCCACACAATTTTGCTTCTTTATTTTGCACTCTCacaattattttatgttgtGACTGTGCAATATGGCAGACGGTTGATATGGCGAAAAAGTTCCCCCGTTTGCCGTACTCACGTACATATGCACGTATTCACTCGTCAATAGCCAATTTGATGTGTTTTGTGTATTTTCATGCGAATGTCACTAAACACACagacgaaaaataataaaattgtttaaatactaAGTTTTAGCAACGAATGAAACTGGTTGCtgacaaaaattataagaaagctACTTGTTTTGCAGAATTTTGTCTACTAACCAGTGCGCGAGTAGCGAATAATCAGCTGATTaagtaacacacacacacccgcacaGTCCAACTGCTCAGCTTTTCACTGCCCCACATGCATATTTAATAACCTTaaactatgtttttttgttgtttttattatttaattacaaagaATCGCGAACGTTTTATTATAGATGTCTCACTTGAAAAGCACTTTCGCTCGATTTGTTCAATGCGATTTTTTCTTCTAAACAATGCTATTCTTGCTCGTGTTTCTATTGACCGTTTGCCCCAAAACACAAACTTGGAGGTTTCACGCTTGCTGACTAACTAAATACGGCGCCAGAGTAATTGGCGGCGGCAAAAAGCATATGATTGAGTAAGCAGGGACACTGCCATGCCAGTAACGAGTGCACGAGGCGAGCGCCGCAGCGGGTGTGTGCGAGAGCACGCAAATGAGAGTGTAAAAATGTGTTTCGAGGCGCTTGAGAGCGTACGAGTGTACTAAAACACAATTGTTGGGTGGTTAGGTGACTGAGGGAGCGGAGTTGCGAATGATACGAGTATGAAGGTGCAAATATAATAGTTGAAGTTATTGTAACGAAATCATAATAATGGAAGCGATATTAATAAGCGcaaagataaataatattaataagttaaaagtaaaatatccaAATAAGCAAGCAATACAAGCGTTTGTGCACTGGTAGCTGTGAGTGTATTGCGACTGTGTATTTGTTGTGGTAAATCAACAATCGGCACAAATTCGTTGTGTTTATACGTCAGCGACTACGAAAGTCAACAACAAAACGGAAAATGAAGAAACCTTTATAAACACTATGCTGCAAAAGTAAATGTCtctgttttgaattttatagACATTTTTTTGTAGAGAAACATTTTAATATGAATACAATGCGAATAAACTctcgaataatttaaaaaaaatacagaaaatattgtgcgcttaattttatttgtaacttTTCGGATTTGTTTTACGGAAATATATGTACTTTTctctattaattttaataacaaaattcaaAGTAAATACATTTCACAATCAATTAGCAGTTCTCACGACTTtccatattgtaaaataaactatGCAAATATCGTATAAGAAAAAGTTGCCAGACAATTCGAAATGAGCATcgaagaataaataataaaaaaatgttgtcaaattaatattaactaaataattgaaataaattcatacaaaaatatatatatttttttcatttaaaagcatttgcttaaataaataataataaacttaaaaatatacaatttactaCGTTTA containing:
- the LOC105212229 gene encoding phosphatidylinositol 4-kinase beta isoform X2, encoding MSMGILLPPVSQVTNTRINLTQHHRNRSLDSALQRIPEVEVSSPNSESENTFCTPSILGTTMCSKIVTTAANVTAALTTTTTPALTSSLTPSPPASSLATPAGVSTITGGLMDSVSAAPIAAMTTEPTANNSNKIDININNIGSGSSSNSSIGLGNSSIGGGGAIAIVESCPTLRIRPKSSEATTRCGVLPLAGVASCSNHSNNTSSNNSNGSSSSKKREDLTSLGSDDSGIICGSDSDQISLNRIRHSHESLDSGEMDAEEECIDMLETTSMDEEYGMLQSDLIFYPSGETDCRTLRPSRKQKQMQQQQNHGKHLQSATTDADVMGAAEEDSDADNDVKAAAQLSERMRYRELNMSQAALNLERASSDTPTALNVDLATPTADTVDAATPVISQSNPLLTSTSSTNVAATPQTAQPAKTQKVADVAGAGAAVEPQKKSFFGATKNAFFRTAQSIRDNHDKKNAAKNKSDENTGSTGASAAPDQVKSPTDISKKKEFFSLITSNSIKKAAAAAAAAAAAATSAQPSASNTPAATPSADSTPVEPKFPKFPSLVSSAIESVEKRASAATEGTERTLNLPLPGLGASSLSTSNAKSASISSLNKLKVPGVVKCFIKERPTNNEQLQKTEKGPSGLLRFFESPVFNIHFAIHYLFYSKEPGVLSFIGNKIFSFPDQEVDLYMPQLIVMYIQMDELAEVLDPYLTIRCRKSVDFSLKCLWLLESYNYQFDSLGNGSRKSQLALMKEIYSKKERKVLSKSDAKELPPAVGGAVAAAAVSPLTKKTHHRSQSDATLLLSDSRRHPSSIALSISNRHYQQPPYTTQTLPLIPPKLCLGDLTSGRAFDNGCTCFDSVRGQVNGLLGQKTVCSCSAPKTAPEKEFMKALINVGKNITSLPSKAEKTSALRMFLNLINKNLPARVWLPVFSDIPHHVVRITEEKTAVLNSKDKTPYIIYVEVVEVPDIYSSPLIPKMMPSLRHTKSEEHLEGACSHPHQMHQHNHNHNHVSCSRTSSCSSHGGPAMSGSNSGSSCRRKKEKLLSESSSVASEAQASTAAGGDGAHVCNTQPIGLSLGGLHLTEDDVWSQEDDEITAQYMHMRKLSERDAVSQMSLDSCDSRDQGIPVLFNIGDVRTRHCNNLTCENTKSFNNDPEDPSAAALKEPWHEKEQQIRESSPYGHLSNWRLLSVIVKCGDDLRQELMATQLLQMFKIIWQEENVDLWVRPYKIVCLSSDSGLIEPILNTVSLHQIKKNSNKSLRDYFIDEYGSADGELFRVAQKNFVQSCAAYCLISYLLQVKDRHNGNILLHSDGHIIHIDFGFILSISPKNLGFEQSPFKLTPEFVDVMGGTSSDLWKEFNHLLLVGMMTARKHMDRIINFVEIMRSNAQLPCFKNGCSGTVQNLRKRFHMNLTEQEMERKVEQLVQDSLKSLSTKLYDGYQYYTNGIL